From Bacteriovorax sp. Seq25_V, a single genomic window includes:
- a CDS encoding cold-shock protein translates to METGKVKFFNQEKGFGFITPDDGGKDLFVHITGVEGGQISDGDKVEYEVGDGLKGPCAVKVNRI, encoded by the coding sequence ATGGAAACAGGTAAAGTTAAATTTTTTAATCAAGAAAAAGGCTTCGGTTTTATTACTCCAGATGACGGAGGAAAAGACTTATTCGTACACATCACTGGTGTTGAAGGTGGACAAATCTCTGACGGTGACAAAGTTGAGTACGAAGTAGGCGACGGATTAAAAGGTCCATGTGCTGTAAAAGTTAATCGTATATAA
- a CDS encoding ABC-F family ATP-binding cassette domain-containing protein — protein MITVQNVSLAFGGRKLFDDVNIKFTPGNCYGLIGANGAGKSTFLKILAGDIEPNTGEVFTAPGQRISVLRQDHFAFDEYTVMDAVLMGNEKLYKIMQEKDAIYMKDPFTDEDGIRASELEADFADMNGWEAESEVGVILSGLGIGAELLQTKLKDLQADVKVKVLLASALFGSPDILLLDEPTNHLDIKAIQWLENFLLDFKNTVIVISHDRHFLNKVCTNIADIDFGKLTAYAGNYEFWKSSSELAQKLRAAENKKAEEKAQELKAFIQRFSANASKSKQATSRQKQLDRIQLDELPVSTRKYPYVDFKPNREVGKEILRVDGISKSIDGVKILDNVSFAINKDDKIVFLSENDLTQTTLFEILAGEMEPDSGTYEWGSTITTSYFPTDNSKYFDSGSLNLVDWLRQYSQNKEESFIRGFLGKMLFSGEEALKKTNVLSGGERVRCMLSKMMLSGANAIILDGPTSHLDLESITSVNDGLIRYNGGVILFTSHDHEFVQTVANRIIKIDGSIQFDKYITYDEYLDLNK, from the coding sequence ATGATTACTGTTCAAAATGTCAGTTTAGCCTTTGGCGGCAGAAAATTATTTGATGATGTAAATATCAAGTTTACACCAGGAAATTGCTACGGACTTATCGGTGCTAATGGAGCTGGGAAGTCTACGTTTCTAAAAATTTTAGCCGGTGACATTGAGCCAAATACTGGTGAAGTATTTACAGCTCCTGGACAACGTATTTCGGTTTTAAGACAGGATCACTTCGCATTTGATGAGTATACAGTGATGGATGCTGTTCTTATGGGAAATGAGAAATTATATAAAATCATGCAAGAAAAAGATGCTATTTATATGAAAGACCCGTTTACTGATGAGGATGGAATTAGAGCATCTGAATTAGAAGCTGACTTTGCGGACATGAATGGATGGGAAGCAGAATCAGAAGTTGGTGTAATTCTAAGTGGTCTTGGAATTGGCGCAGAACTTCTTCAAACGAAACTTAAAGATCTTCAAGCAGATGTGAAAGTTAAGGTTCTTCTCGCATCAGCTCTTTTTGGTTCTCCTGATATTCTACTTCTTGATGAGCCTACCAACCACCTTGATATCAAAGCGATTCAGTGGTTAGAAAACTTTTTATTAGATTTTAAAAATACAGTTATCGTTATTTCCCACGACAGACACTTTTTAAATAAGGTTTGTACAAATATTGCTGATATCGATTTTGGGAAACTGACTGCTTATGCTGGGAACTATGAGTTTTGGAAGAGTTCAAGTGAACTTGCACAGAAACTTAGAGCTGCAGAAAATAAGAAGGCGGAAGAAAAGGCACAAGAACTTAAGGCGTTTATCCAGCGCTTTAGTGCGAACGCTTCGAAATCTAAGCAAGCAACTTCAAGACAGAAACAACTTGATAGAATTCAGCTTGATGAACTTCCTGTATCGACAAGAAAATACCCATACGTAGATTTTAAACCAAATAGAGAAGTAGGTAAGGAAATCCTTAGAGTTGATGGTATTTCTAAATCAATTGATGGAGTAAAGATTCTTGATAATGTTTCTTTTGCAATCAACAAAGATGATAAAATTGTCTTCTTATCAGAAAATGATTTAACTCAAACAACATTATTTGAAATCCTTGCCGGTGAGATGGAGCCAGATAGTGGAACTTATGAATGGGGTTCTACAATCACTACTTCATATTTCCCAACAGATAACTCAAAATACTTTGACAGTGGAAGCTTGAATCTTGTTGATTGGTTAAGACAGTACTCTCAAAACAAAGAAGAAAGTTTTATTAGAGGTTTCTTAGGAAAAATGCTTTTCTCTGGAGAAGAGGCGCTTAAGAAGACTAATGTTCTTTCCGGGGGGGAGAGAGTTAGGTGTATGCTGTCAAAGATGATGCTTTCTGGAGCTAACGCAATTATTCTAGATGGCCCAACTTCCCACTTAGACCTTGAGAGTATTACTTCCGTAAACGATGGTTTAATTAGATATAATGGTGGAGTAATTCTATTCACTTCACACGATCATGAGTTCGTGCAAACTGTTGCAAATAGAATTATAAAAATTGATGGTAGTATTCAATTTGATAAGTATATTACTTATGATGAGTATCTCGACCTAAATAAATAA
- a CDS encoding Hsp20/alpha crystallin family protein: MKHLALLVLLTSSLSAHCESTGSERKPFNPFDPQAQVKQKFSNPGDARDIGAIKKLFFGNSIQGITGSIMESNDVEIEAREDDKFKYVDIIAEGVNKDDLKINIKDEMIMVSGQIKKEEKNESGEIISSFTSSFMRSVPVPENVDSLNPDFDLSGKKIIIKFKRK, from the coding sequence ATGAAACACTTAGCTCTACTTGTGCTATTAACTTCTTCTCTTAGTGCCCATTGCGAAAGCACTGGCTCTGAACGTAAACCCTTTAACCCATTCGATCCTCAGGCCCAAGTAAAGCAAAAATTTTCTAATCCTGGCGATGCTAGAGATATTGGCGCAATAAAAAAATTATTCTTTGGTAATTCGATTCAAGGAATTACTGGCTCAATTATGGAGTCAAATGATGTTGAGATAGAAGCTCGTGAGGATGATAAGTTTAAGTATGTTGATATAATCGCTGAAGGGGTCAATAAAGATGACCTTAAAATCAACATTAAAGATGAGATGATAATGGTAAGCGGTCAGATCAAGAAAGAGGAGAAAAATGAATCAGGAGAAATCATCTCGAGTTTCACCTCAAGTTTTATGCGTTCTGTTCCTGTGCCTGAAAATGTAGACTCACTAAACCCTGACTTTGACTTGAGTGGAAAGAAAATTATTATTAAATTTAAAAGAAAATAA
- a CDS encoding BCCT family transporter, giving the protein MEDHNEKTQLLNKLEKAEKKARKRAIQDREPFKGLQIKPTSSLFNDSPAQEPGESNWTGYGFDIHPQVTFIASALLVVFITLCLMFQTESKEFFAEVLKVISVKSGWFFILSSNIMVIACLFFAFSRFGSIRIGGIKAKPEFSRKAWYAMLLSAGMGIGLMFWSVGEPISHLQAPSPMFNSLAPGSAEAAQAAMAVTFFHWGLHPWSIYALVGLGLAFFSFNRGLPLTIRSIFYPLLGERIYGFWGNVIDVLSVLATLAGLATSLGFGVQQVNAGLNKLFDVEISVTVQVILICIITGFATLSVASGLDKGVKYLSGINMGLAAIFMLFLLVVGPTVFILGGFTQSIGFYIQKLPQLSLWTETFKDTNWQGGWTVFYWAWWISWSPFVGMFIARISKGRTVREFIIGVILIPSLLSFIWMSVFGGTAIFSELNHHGNISAAVKDNVATALFVLLEDYPLSGLLSFIAIILVSVFFVTSSDSGSLVVDHLTSGGKLDSPIPQRIFWAVMEGILAVTLLLGGGLTTLQTAAICTGLPFALILLVSIYSIYIGLSQEYHIEEVVEEKLKEVEYEHMLEETIKSLT; this is encoded by the coding sequence ATGGAAGATCACAATGAAAAGACACAATTATTAAATAAGCTTGAAAAAGCGGAAAAGAAAGCGCGGAAGCGGGCCATTCAAGATCGTGAACCATTTAAAGGTTTGCAGATTAAACCTACTTCATCTTTGTTCAATGATTCTCCTGCGCAGGAGCCGGGGGAGAGTAACTGGACAGGATATGGTTTTGATATTCATCCTCAGGTTACATTTATTGCCTCAGCACTACTTGTCGTTTTTATAACTCTCTGTCTGATGTTTCAAACAGAATCAAAAGAGTTTTTTGCTGAAGTGCTGAAAGTCATTTCTGTAAAGTCGGGATGGTTCTTTATTTTAAGTTCAAATATCATGGTGATTGCCTGCTTGTTTTTTGCCTTTAGCCGTTTTGGGAGTATTCGAATTGGAGGCATAAAGGCAAAGCCAGAGTTTTCAAGAAAGGCGTGGTATGCCATGCTCCTTAGTGCAGGGATGGGCATCGGACTTATGTTTTGGAGTGTCGGTGAACCTATTAGTCATCTTCAAGCACCGTCTCCGATGTTTAATTCTCTTGCCCCTGGATCCGCAGAAGCTGCTCAAGCAGCGATGGCCGTGACGTTCTTTCACTGGGGACTTCACCCATGGTCAATTTATGCACTAGTTGGTTTAGGACTCGCTTTCTTTAGTTTTAACCGCGGTCTCCCACTTACAATTCGAAGTATTTTCTATCCTCTTCTTGGTGAGCGAATATATGGTTTTTGGGGAAATGTAATTGATGTGCTCTCTGTTCTTGCGACTCTCGCAGGTTTAGCGACTTCCCTTGGTTTTGGTGTTCAGCAAGTGAATGCCGGATTAAACAAACTATTTGATGTTGAAATTTCAGTTACAGTGCAAGTGATTCTAATTTGTATTATCACAGGATTTGCGACTCTTTCTGTGGCATCTGGACTTGATAAAGGTGTAAAGTATTTAAGTGGGATTAATATGGGGCTCGCTGCCATATTTATGCTTTTCTTACTTGTTGTTGGACCAACTGTTTTTATCCTTGGAGGATTCACTCAGAGTATCGGTTTCTACATTCAAAAATTACCTCAGCTTAGTCTTTGGACAGAGACCTTTAAAGACACTAATTGGCAGGGAGGATGGACAGTCTTTTACTGGGCATGGTGGATTTCATGGTCACCATTTGTAGGGATGTTTATTGCTCGTATTTCTAAAGGAAGAACAGTTAGAGAATTTATTATTGGTGTAATTTTAATACCATCTCTTCTTTCATTTATTTGGATGAGTGTATTTGGCGGTACTGCAATCTTTAGTGAGTTAAATCATCATGGAAATATTTCGGCGGCCGTAAAAGATAATGTTGCGACAGCACTCTTTGTTTTACTTGAAGATTACCCATTATCTGGTCTTCTGTCTTTTATTGCGATCATACTTGTTTCCGTGTTCTTTGTGACATCTTCGGATTCAGGTTCACTTGTTGTTGATCATTTAACGTCAGGTGGGAAACTTGATTCACCAATACCCCAAAGAATCTTTTGGGCCGTGATGGAGGGGATTCTTGCTGTCACCTTGTTACTTGGTGGAGGATTGACGACATTGCAAACAGCTGCGATATGCACAGGACTTCCGTTTGCTCTAATATTATTAGTATCTATTTACTCAATATATATCGGACTATCACAGGAATATCATATTGAAGAAGTTGTTGAAGAAAAGTTGAAAGAAGTAGAATATGAACATATGCTAGAGGAAACTATTAAGTCATTAACATAG
- a CDS encoding biosynthetic peptidoglycan transglycosylase, whose translation MKKLLILTFIGVLALGGWLYQVLGISQIKALREGYVEITKPKEGGVSYKVVSQRPKSWIKISAIPKDAYMAIVISEDWAFFDHHGFDYEQIEIALMDAIDGKKLRGASTITQQLAKNLLFDSERSFLRKVLELGSSIALEHYLSKDKILESYLNIIQYGEDLYGINQASQFYFAKSAKNLEVKEGAFLAMLLPSPVRYAQSFYDKELTIFASQVVDSIIDKLAIAKVITKDRATEVKGEPLLFRF comes from the coding sequence ATGAAGAAACTATTAATACTCACATTCATTGGGGTTTTAGCGCTTGGAGGATGGCTCTACCAAGTTCTAGGAATCTCCCAGATTAAAGCGCTCAGAGAAGGATATGTTGAGATCACCAAGCCTAAAGAAGGTGGTGTGTCTTATAAGGTTGTTTCCCAAAGACCAAAATCTTGGATAAAGATTTCTGCAATTCCTAAAGATGCCTATATGGCAATTGTTATCAGTGAAGACTGGGCTTTTTTTGATCATCATGGGTTTGATTATGAGCAAATAGAAATCGCTCTCATGGATGCCATCGATGGAAAAAAACTTCGTGGTGCAAGTACTATTACACAACAATTAGCTAAGAATCTTCTTTTTGATTCGGAGCGATCTTTTCTTAGAAAAGTGTTAGAGCTTGGAAGTTCAATTGCCCTTGAGCACTACTTAAGTAAAGATAAAATTTTAGAAAGTTATCTTAATATTATTCAATACGGAGAAGATCTCTATGGAATCAACCAGGCCTCTCAGTTCTACTTTGCTAAATCAGCAAAGAATTTAGAGGTGAAAGAAGGAGCTTTTCTTGCGATGCTCTTACCAAGTCCTGTACGTTATGCTCAATCTTTCTATGATAAAGAATTAACTATTTTTGCATCTCAAGTGGTTGACTCAATAATTGATAAACTTGCAATTGCAAAAGTCATCACTAAAGATCGAGCAACTGAAGTAAAAGGTGAGCCTTTACTTTTTAGGTTTTAA
- a CDS encoding penicillin-insensitive murein endopeptidase — protein MYAFITLICLSMAFSSNAAEAVGFYSKGSLKDSLSIIDRNINVVKLYKSRGKQYATEEMLNLIEGLANFSRENFPSAESIQVGDLAAVNGGRATRHTSHQNGLDADIVYYRVNEKAQDVNNPEWAEYFVSGSKVTKNFHVQRNYTALKYLVENYDVRRIFVDTAIKREFCKLASNSGQLKDPGTVEFLRRLRPAKLHQTHFHVRLGCPEGSKKCESQAEPPKGAGCDSISMEWEEVSSC, from the coding sequence ATGTATGCTTTTATTACTTTGATCTGCCTTTCAATGGCATTTTCTTCAAATGCAGCTGAAGCCGTAGGTTTCTATTCAAAGGGTAGTCTTAAAGATTCACTTTCAATTATTGATAGAAATATTAATGTAGTTAAACTCTATAAAAGTAGAGGGAAACAATATGCCACCGAAGAAATGTTAAATCTCATTGAGGGGCTTGCAAATTTTTCGAGAGAAAATTTTCCAAGCGCAGAGAGTATCCAAGTTGGAGATCTTGCAGCTGTTAATGGTGGACGAGCAACTCGCCATACAAGTCATCAAAATGGTCTCGATGCTGATATTGTTTATTATCGCGTGAATGAAAAAGCGCAAGACGTTAATAATCCAGAGTGGGCAGAATATTTTGTATCAGGATCAAAAGTAACTAAAAACTTTCATGTTCAAAGAAATTATACGGCGCTAAAGTACTTGGTTGAAAATTATGACGTTCGAAGAATTTTTGTTGATACTGCAATAAAGAGAGAATTCTGTAAGTTAGCATCTAATAGTGGACAGCTGAAAGATCCTGGGACTGTAGAGTTCTTAAGAAGACTAAGGCCAGCTAAGCTTCATCAAACGCACTTTCACGTTCGTCTTGGTTGTCCAGAAGGAAGTAAGAAGTGTGAGTCCCAGGCCGAACCACCGAAAGGGGCTGGTTGCGATAGTATATCAATGGAGTGGGAAGAAGTCTCTAGTTGTTAA
- a CDS encoding MAPEG family protein, translated as MNQNLIYFPCLAMILLTAFVMGVMFLRRVKALKEKKVSMKHFRTYSTNDDVPELAIQAARNYTNLLETPTLFYVVCVFTFVMNRVDIFSLTMAWVFVALRIIHSYIHLTHNNVMHRMRSFALSWLIILILAIRLAF; from the coding sequence ATGAACCAAAACTTAATATATTTTCCATGTCTTGCAATGATTTTATTAACCGCATTTGTCATGGGGGTAATGTTCTTAAGAAGAGTCAAGGCCCTTAAAGAAAAGAAAGTTAGCATGAAGCACTTTCGTACCTACTCAACTAATGATGATGTACCAGAACTTGCAATACAAGCAGCAAGAAATTATACAAACTTACTGGAAACCCCAACCCTTTTCTACGTTGTATGTGTATTTACATTTGTTATGAACCGAGTGGATATCTTTAGTCTTACAATGGCATGGGTATTTGTTGCTCTCAGAATAATTCATAGCTATATTCATCTAACTCACAACAATGTTATGCATAGGATGAGATCATTTGCTCTAAGCTGGCTTATCATTCTTATTCTAGCAATCAGACTGGCCTTTTAG